A segment of the Sphingomonas cannabina genome:
CCTCAACGCGCTTCGCAAGTCCAAGACCCCGGTGACGATGTTCCTCGTCAAGGGCGTCAAGCTCCAGGGTATCGTTACCTGGTTCGACAATTTCTCGGTGTTGCTGCGCCGGGACGGTCAGTCGCAGCTGATCTACAAGCATGCGATCTCGACGATCATGCCGTCGGGGCCGCTGGACGTCGCCAGCATCGTCGAAGCGGTGGGGGAGAACCAGCACAAACAGCCGCTTTTGCAGGAAATTTTCCTGAATGCGGTGCGCCGCCAGCAGGAAAGCGTCACCATGTTCCTGGTCAACGGCGTGATGCTGCAGGGCTCGATCGCGGCGTTCGACCTGTTCTGCATGCTGCTCCAGCGCGAGGGCCTGTCGCAGCTCGTCTATAAGCACGCAGTGTCGACCATCCAGCCCGCCAATCCGCTCAATCTCGCCGACGAACAGGCGAGCGACGCCGAATAGCGGCGTGTCGACCGGTTTCGATCGCGACGCGCAGGATTTCGCGCGCGGCGCGCGGGCCGTGGTCGTGCTGCCCGACCAGGGCAGTGCGAGCCGCGACGCCGACGCGCGTTTGGAGGAAACCGCGGGCCTTGCGCTTGCGATCGGAATTGAAGTGCGCGCGAAGATCGCCTTCCGCGTGCGCGCGCCCAAGCCGGCGACGCTGATCGGCAGCGGGCAGGTCGACCAGCTCGCCGAGATGGTGAAGGCCGAGGAACTCGGTCTCGCCGTGTTCGACGCCGCGCTGACGCCGGTGCAGCAGCGCAACCTCGAGACCGCACTCGGCTGCAAGGTGATCGACCGGACCGGTCTGATCCTCGAAATCTTCGGGGAGCGGGCGCGGACGGCGGAGGGCCGGCTCCAGGTCGAGCTGGCGCATCTCGATTATCAGGCGGGCCGGCTGGTGCGCAGTTGGACCCACCTCGAACGTCAGCGCGGCGGCTTCGGCTTCCTCGGCGGCCCGGGCGAGACCCAGATCGAGGCCGACCGGCGCTTGATCCGCGACCGTATGGCGCGGCTGAGGCGCGAGCTCGACCAGGTCAGCCGCACGCGCGGGCTGCACCGCGAGCGGCGCCAGCGCGCGCCGTGGCCGGTGATCGCGCTGGTCGGCTATACCAACGCAGGGAAATCCACGCTTTTCAATCGCCTGACCGGCGCTGACGTCATGGCAGAGAACCTGCTGTTCGCGACGCTGGACCCGACGCTGCGGCAGATCAGTCTGTCGGGGATCGACAAGGCGATCCTGTCCGACACGGTGGGGTTCGTCTCCGAGCTGCCGACCCAGCTCGTCGCGGCGTTCAAGGCGACGCTGGAGGAAGTGGTCTCGGCCGACCTCCTGATCCACGTCCGCGACATCGCGCATCCCGACAGCGAGGCGCAGCGCGCCGACGTCGAGAAGGTACTGGGCGAGATCGGCGTCGCCGAGACGACGCCCAGGATCGAGGCGTGGAACAAGCTCGACCTGCTGTCACCCGAGCGCCGGGCGGAGATCGCGGCCGAGGCGGCACGGCGCGAGGAGGTGGTGGCGGTATCGGCGTTGAGCGGGGAAGGCGTCGACACACTGCTTGCCACCGTCGCGGAGCATCTGACGCGCGGGCACCGACGCTACACGATCACGCTCGACGCGAGCGACGGGGCAGGGGCCGCGTGGCTCCACCAGCATGGCGACGTGCTGACGCATGACGTTGAAGGCGAGCGCGCGGTGTATGAGGTACGGATGGCGCCGCGGGATTACGAGCGGTTCTCGCTGCGGCGGGAGTAGGGGCCGCGGCCAGCGACTATAGCCCGGCGAAAGCCGTGCCGCATCGCGCTTTCGCTTGAGATCCCGGCTTTCGCCGGGATGACGTATGTCCGGCCGATCCCAATCGCTAGCGTACTCCGAATAGGACAGCGCCGTGCGACGGCACCGTCGCATCGATGCGATCGGTAACCGGCTCCAACTCCTTCGCTGCCCACAGATCGCGCAGCCGCCCTCCGGCAAGGCCGATCCGCCGCAATGGAACGCTCATCCGTGCCGCATCCGGCCCATCCGACAGGTTGAACATCGCAACATAGGCCGTCCGCCGATCGGGCGAGCGCGCGGTCCACACGCATTGGTTGTCGGCGAGATACCAGGGCCGATTCTCGATGCTGTCCTGGTTGACCGCGATCACCTCGCGGTTGGTCAGCAGGCTCAGGGTCCAGTCGTCGAGATGACGCAGATCACCACCCATGATAAGCGGCGAGCGGGCGATCGACCACAAAGTCATCAGCGTCCGCTGCTCGTCGCGCGTGAATTTCGTGTCGCGCTCGCCCATCGAAAGGCGGCCGAGCGGCAGCATGTCGGCGTCGGGCCAGGAGCCGGGGCCGCAATAAGGGGTCCAGTTCTCGAGCCGGGTGAACTGGGCCTTCAGCATCGGCCATTCGTCCCAGAAATCGTCGCTGATCCGCCACATCTGGGCATGACGGCGGACATGCGGGCCGCGCACCACGGGCGTCTCGCCGGGCGAGAGGCTGAGGATGATCGGCCGGCCGCTGGCGAGGATCGCCTTGTGCGCCGCCTCGATCTCCGGCGCGTGCGCGTCATAGGGGCGGCTCATGTCGTCCATCTTGACGAAATCCACGCCCCAGCTCGCGAACAGCGCGAAGACACTGTCGTAATAGGCCTGCGCGCCCGGCTTGGTCATGTCGACGCCGAACATGTCGGGATTCCACGGACAGATGCTGGAGCGGTCGGCGATGTCGCCGGCGCGGACGCCTCCGCCGCCCAGCACCGGCAGGTTGCGTTCGACCGCGAGCCGCGGGATGCCGCGCATCAGGTGGACGCCGAACTTGAGGCCCATCGCATGGATCTTCGCCGCGAGGGGGGCGAAGCCGGCACCGTTCGCGGCGGAAGGGAAGCGGTTCGGCGCCGGGACCAGCCGTCCGTGGGCGTCGAGCGCTGGCACCGGATTGTCGTTGTAGCGATAGCCCTTGGCGTCGGGTTCGTACCACTGGATGTCGACGGTGAAGACATCATAGCCATGCGGCTTGAGCTTCGTCGCCATAATCGCAGCGTTCTCCAGCGCCTGCGCCTCGGTGATGGTGGTGGCGAAGCTGTTCCAGCTGTTCCAGCCCATCGGCGGCGTTGGCGCCAATATTGCTTTCGGCGATCTCGCCTCCGATCCAGCGCCGGCGGTCGCCAGGGCAAGCCCCGCAGGAGCAAGCAGCGCCGCACGGCGCGACATGCTGAAATCCGTCATTCAAACCCCCTCTTGATGCTGCCGCGCCCGCTCAGCCGGCCTGTTTCGCCTTCTGCCACAGCGCTTCCTGACGATCGAGGCCGAGGGTCGGGAAGGCCGCGCCGGCCTCCGCCTCCATTGCGCGGAAGCGGTGCTCGAATTTCGCATTGGCACGGCGGAGCGCGGCCTCGGGATCGACGCCGAGCTTGCGCGCCCAGTTGACTGCGGCGAACAGGAGATCGCCGATCTCCTCCGCCCGATCCTCGGGCGCGGCGGCTTCGACCTCGGCGAGCTCCTCGTCGATCTTGGCGCGGGCTCCGGCCGGGTCGGGCCAGTCGAAGCCGGTGCGGGCGGCGCGCTTCTGGAGCTTTTCGGCGCGCGCGAGGGCGGGGAGGCCGATCGCGACGCCGGCCAGGGCGCTCGCATCGGGTTTGGCGGCACGTTCCTCGGCCTTGATCGCCTCCCAGAGGTGATGGCCGCCCTCGGCCAAGTCGCCGAAGATGTGGGGATGGCGGCGCTCCATCTTGTCGCTGATCGCCGTCACGACGTCATTCAAGTCGAACAGACCCGCTTCTTCGGCGATGCGGCTATGGAAAACGACCTGGAGCAGGAGGTCGCCGAGCTCGTCCTTGAGGTCGGCCATGTCGCCACGCTCGATGGCGTCGGCGACCTCATAGGCTTCCTCGATCGTGTAGGGCGCAATCGTCGCGAAGCTCTGCGCCACGTCCCATTCGCAGCCATGCTCCGGGTCGCGCAACCGCGCCATGATCGCCACCAGACGTTCGATCATGCCTCTTTCCTCGGATTCGTCTATGATTGATTGCTCTTGGCGGAAGGCTTTAATCCGCCAGTGAATGGCGTCCAGTCGATAAGCAGGCATGGCTCGATGAAAGTTCGAAGCTCGATCGGTCGGCTGGTGAGGCGAGGGGGAGGGCTCGCCGGATGCGCCCTGCTGCTCTCGTCATGCGGGACACCGCCGCCGCTCCGGGCGATCGCCTGTCAGTCCGCAATGCCGCCCGACATCGCCATATCGAAGGACGGCCGGACGGCGAGCACGACCTTGTCGGTGCTCACCTACAATATCGAAGGGCTGGGCTGGCCGGCACGCAGCGGGCGGGCGACGCAGCTGCGCGAGATCGGCGAGCGACTGGCGGCAATGCGGGCGTCCGGCAAGGGGCCGGACGTGGTGATGTTCCAGGAGATGTTCAGCGGTGCTGCAAAAAAGGCTGTAGCATCGACCGGTTATCCCGCGATCATTACAGGCCCACGCAGAACCACGCGGCCTCACGAATCGACCCGAGATCCGCTGCCAGGCAAGGCGAAGATCAAGCGGGGCGAGCTGGGCATCCACTTCAACGGCAGCGGACTTGCCGTCGCTTCCCGCTATGCGATCGTGCATGTCGACAGACGGGCCTACGGGCGACGATCTTGCGCCGGGTTCGACTGCCTCGCCAACAAGGGCATCGTGCTGGCCCGCATCGCCATTCCGGGCGTGCCGACGCCGGTCGACCTCTACGACACGCACATGAACTCGCGGAATGCCTCGCGTGCGCCGGCCAACCGCAACCTCGAAGCGCATGAGCGGCAGGCGCTGGAGGCATCGGAATTCATCGATCGGACACACGATGATGCCTTTCCGATCGTCTTCGGCGGCGACTTCAACATGCGGCATTCGGAGGAGCGGTGGGAGAATTTCACCCGCTATCAATCGCTCAAGCTGGTCCACCGCGTGTGCGCCGATCCTGCCTCGGGATGCGAGGTCCGCATGTCGTGGGACGATGATGAGCCCTGGATGGACACCCAGGATCTCCAATTCTTCTGGAGCGGCGACCAAGTGGCAATCCGTCCGATCCGCGTCGAGGCGGTGTTCGACGGTGGACCGACGGGCCCGGAGCTTTCGGACCACGACGGGTTTCTGGTCACGTATGAGCTGAAATGGCCAAGAAGCGCTTCGCCATGGCCGCAATGTCGGTGATGGAACTCGAATGCGAAGGGCTCCCGATATCTGTTATCCGCGATCCCGTGTTCCGCCTCGCAGGCACCTCGAATCAAGTTCGATAATATACATTATGTAAAGTGAAGATGTTTTTGTGGGGGCCTCTTCTAGTTTCGTGTCTCACCTCGTTTCGGTTCGAGCACCAGCGTCCGTCCCTCGACCCGCCACGAGCCGAGCCGCGACAGGAAGTTCATGCCGAGCACATCGGTGCTGCCGAATGCCGGCGACACCACGACGCCGAGATCGCGGGTTTCGAGGCCGCCTATGCTAACGCGTTCGGCGCGGCCGCGGTCAGCTGTGACGCTGCCGTTGGCGGTATTGATCACTACTGGAAAGCCGCCGCCTCCAACTTCGATCCCGGCGTTGCGCGCGGTTTCCGGCGACAAGGCGGTTATCGTTGCGCCGCTGTCGACCAACATGCGCTTCGTATAATCATTGAGCTTCACCCGTGCCCAGAAATGGCCGTCCTCGCTCATGGTGATGCGCACCGTGTCGCCGACCACCTCCTGATCACCCAAACCGAGCCGCTCGGCAGCGGCGGTCACCACCGTCTCGATCTGCTGGCGATACAGCAGTGCGATCGCGATGAGGCCGATGATTGCGCCCCAGGCGATCAGCGATCGGATGATCGTGCCCAACGAGGCACGCTGCGCCATCAGCGCGCTCACCGCCAGCACAAGCGCGCCCAACGCCCAGATGTAATTGGCCGAATCGAGGCTCACAACACGATCTCCAGGCCGTCATAGCCGGGCTCGACGCCGGGCGGCAGCTCGGCGACGAGTGTCGCATAATCCATCGAATGGTCCATATGCGTCAGTACCGCCCGCCCGACACCGAGCTCGGCCGCCCAGCCGACCGCCTGATCCAGCGTCGGATGCGTCGGATGCGGCGCACGGCGCAGCGCGTCGACGATCCAGAGGTCGATATCCCTATAATGACTTCGCATATCGTCGGTTAAGATATTGAAGTCAGTTGCATAACCTGTCGTCGACCGGCCGTCGGTGAATCGCAATCCAGCCGAGACGATATCGCCGTGCGGCTGATCGACGACCGTGACCTCGACATCGCCGATCCGAAGATTGTCCGGCAGTAGTTGAAGATCGACCGTCGCCGGATAGCCGTTCCGTCCGGCGACGACATAGGCAAAGCGTTCCCGCAGCACCTCCGCTGTCGCCGGGCGCGCATAGCCAGGCACCGGGTTGCCACGCAGGTGGAAGATCTGGCGGACGTCGTCGATACCGTGGGTGTGATCCGCGTGGTCGTGCGTCCAGATGATCGCATCGACGGTACTCACTTGCGCGGCCAACAGTTGCTCGCGCAGATCCGGGCCCGTATCGACGAGGATGCGCGTGGTTTCGGTCTCGACCAGGATTGAAACGCGGGTGCGGCGGTTCCTGGTCTCGGCAGGATCGCAGGCACCCCAATCGTTGCCGATCCTCGGCACGCCCGACGAAGTGCCGCAGCCGAGGATACGGACCTTCACGCCGCGGCCGTCTTTGCGAATAGTTTGTGGAAGTTGGCGCGCGTAACCTCAGCCAACTCATCGGGATTCTCGCCACGGAGATCGGCGAGGAAACGGCAGGTGTCAGCGACGAACGCGGGCTCGCCAGTCTTCCCGCGATGCGGAACCGGCGCCAGGAAGGGCGCGTCTGTCTCGATCAGCAGCCGTTCGCGCGGCAGCCAGGCGGCGGTTTCCTGGAGATCGCGGGCATTTTTGAAGGTCACGATGCCTGAGATCGAAATGTAGAAACCGAGATCGAGCGCTTTGCGCGCAAAGGTGCCGCTGGCAGTGAAGCAGTGGATCACGCCGGGGAAGTCCCCCTTCCCCAGCTCATCGGCCAGAATTGCGGCGGTATCCTCCTCGGCGTCGCGGGTATGGACGACGATCGGCAGCTGCGTCTCGCGGCAGGCGGCGAGATGCGCGCGGAAGCTGGCCTGCTGTCGTTCGCGATCGCTGTGGTCGTAGTAATAATCGAGCCCGCTCTCGCCGATGCCGACCACGCGCGGATGGCGGGCACGCTCGACCAGCTTGGCGGTGTCGACATGGGGATGCTGGTCGGCTTCGTGCGGGTGGATGCCGACGGTTGCCCACACGTCCGGCTCGCGTTCGGCGGTGGCGAGGACCGCGTCCCACTCGCTCTCGCGCGTGGCGATGTTGAGCATCGCGACCACGCCGGCATCGCGGGCGCGCGCCAGCACCTCGGGCTGCTGCTCGGCCAGCCCTTTGTAGTTGAGGTGGCAATGGCTGTCGGCGAGCCTCATGCCGCTTCGCTCAGCTCGAGCCGCGGGAACACGCCGCTCGGAGGCGGCAGCGCCGTTCCGGCCGCGATCGGGCGCGCGAGGGCGGCGAAATCACGGACGTCCGCCCCCTGCCCCAGCAGATCCAGCAGCTTGTCGGCGCTTTCGGGAATAACCCATCGCGTCATGACCGCGATCCGGCGGATCGCCTCGGCGGCATAGTAGAGGATGGTGTCGGCTCGCGCCGGGTCGGTCTTGCGTACGCTCCACGGTGCCTGGTCGGCGAAATACTGGTTGGCATCGCGCGCTGCCGCCCAGATCGCGTCAAGCGCGGCGTGGATGGCGAGATCGGTCATGGCGTCATGCATCCCCCGCTCCGCCGCGGCGACGCTCTCGATCAGCGCCTCCTCGGCGGCGGTCGGCTCGCCCGGCTGCGGCACTTGTCCGGCGCAATTCTTGGCGATGATCGACAGGCAGCGCTGAGCGAGATTGCCCAGATTGTTGGCGAGATCGGCATTGCAGCGGGTGACGATCGCCTCCTCCGAATAGCTGCCGTCCTGGCCGAAGCTGACCTCGCGCAGCAGGAAATAGCGCAAGGGGTCGACGCCGAAGCGGTCGGCGAGTTCCATCGGGTCGGTGACGTTACCGAGCGATTTCGACATCTTCTCGCCGCGGTTGAGCAGGAAGCCGTGGCCGAACACGCGGCGCGGCAGCGGCAGCTTCGCAGACATCAGAAAGGCCGGCCAGTAAACCGTATGGAATCGCACGATATCCTTGCCAATCAGATGCAAGTCTGCCGGCCAGTATTTCGCCAAGGGATCGCCCGCGTCCGGATAGCCGGTGCCGGTGAGATAATTGGTGAGCGCGTCGACCCAGACGTACATCACATGGCCAGGGCTGTCGGGCACCGGTACGCCCCAGTCGAAGCTGGTGCGCGAGACCGACAGGTCGGAGAGGCCGCCCGAAACGAAGGCGATCATCTCGTTGCGGCGGGCCTCCGGCTGGATGAAATCCTTGTTCTCTTCGTATAGCTTTAGCAGCGGCTCCTGATATTTGCTCAGACGAAAGAACCAGGTCTCCTCCGCCGTCCATTCGACCGGCGTGCCCTGGGGCGAGAGCTTCTGGCCGCCCTCCCCTTCGACGAGTTCGCTTTCATCGTAGAAGGCCTCGTCACGGACCGAATACCAGCCCTCGTAGCGGTCGAGATAGAGGTCGCCCGCGGCCTCCATCGCGCGCCAGATCGCTTGGCTGGCGGCATGGTGATCGGGTTCGACCGTGCGGATGAAGCGATCATAGGAGATGTTCAGGCGATCATCCATCTCCTTGAAATAAGCTGACATCTCGTCAGCAAGCGTGCGCGTTTCGATGCCGCGGGCACGCGCCGTCTGGACCATCTTGAGGCCATGTTCGTCGGTGCCGGTCTGGAAGCGCACGTCGCGGCCCGCCTGGCGGTGATAGCGGGCGATCGCGTCGGCGGCGATCGCCTCATAGGCATGGCCGATGTGCGGGCGGCCGTTGGGATAGCTGATGGCGGTGGTGATGTAATAGGGTTCGGCCATGCCGGCCATCTAGTGCAGCACGCGGTCGGGGGGAAGCAGCAGCTGGCGAGGTCGCCATTTCCTCGGTGCAAGGCCGGGGCAGTTAACGCGGGGCGAGCCTCGCGACCAGGCCGCCCATCTCGAACGCCGTCGTCGAGGCGTCGAGCGACTGGGCGAGCGAGACGCGGGCGAGCTCCGCCGCGGCGTCATAGGCGTCGAGGGCGTCCTTGAGCTGCGGCCCGGCGAGATCGCGCGCGCGCTCGGCGATGAAGGCGGGGACGCGTTCGAGGAAGGCTTCGTAGCGCGGCTGGGCGGACTTGAGGCCGAGCGTGCGGGCGAGACGGACGCGATGCGTGTTGGAGGGGTCGCCGTCGCGGGCGATCGCGGCGAGCTCCTTCTCCAGCCCGCCGAGGTCGAGGCCGGCAAAGTGCAGCGCGCGGCCGGGGGAACCCTGCCCCGCCCTGACCAACGCGGTGATCTCGGCCTTGCTCGCATCGGGAAGCTCGGCGTGGAGCACCTCGGCGACCTCCGCGTCGCTCAAGGGATCGAAACGGAGCAGGCGGCAGCGTGAGCGGATCGTCGGGAGCAGGCGGCCCGGGGCATGGCTGACGAGCAGGAAGATGGTGCCGGCGGGCGGTTCCTCCAGGTTCTTGAGCAGCGCGTTGGAGGCGCCGGGGCGCTCGAGGTCGTCGATCGCGTCGATCAGGATGACGCGGCGGTCGCTGAGCGCCGGCTTGGTCGCGAGCATCGGCTGGAGCGCGCGGACCTGCGCGATCGGGATCGAACGCGCGATGTCCTGGTCGGGCTTGTCGGGGTCCTTGGGGAGGCGCGTCATCTCGCGATAGTCGGGATGCGCGCCCGCGGCGATCAGCGTGGCGGTGCGATTGTCCGCCGGCACGTCGAGGCCGGGCGGAAGCGTGCCGGGCGCGGCGGCCTCGGCGAGGAGGCGCGCGGCGGCGGTGCGGGCGAAGCGGGCCTTTCCCACGCCCTCCGGGCCAGCGATCAGCCAGGCGTGGTGGAGCTGGCCGCTGGCGAGCGAGGCGAGGAAGGCGTCGATTGCCGCCCGGTTGCCGATGAAGGGGGTCATGGGTGTGTCCAGCTCCTCCCCGGTACGGGGAGGGGGACCAGCCGCAGGCTGGTGGAGGGGGCCCTCCACCGGCGAATCGCTTGGGGCCGGGCCCCCTCCACCATTCGCTCCGCGAATGGTCCCTCTCCCCGTGCCGGGGAGGAGCTTGGGTGCGTCGCACCTTTCATACCAACAGGTCCGCCAGCTCAGCCAGCAGCCGCGCAGTCACTGCCTCCGCATCGCCCGAAGCGTCGACCAGCCGCACCCGTTCCGGCTCGCGCTCGGCGATGCCGCGGAAGCCGGCCGCAACGGCGGCATGGAAATCCGGCCCGCGCGACTGGAAACGGTCGAGCGCGCCGGCATCGCGGGTCGCGGCGCGCGAGGCACCCTCGTCCTGGCCGATC
Coding sequences within it:
- the hfq gene encoding RNA chaperone Hfq, which encodes MADKQTSLQDLFLNALRKSKTPVTMFLVKGVKLQGIVTWFDNFSVLLRRDGQSQLIYKHAISTIMPSGPLDVASIVEAVGENQHKQPLLQEIFLNAVRRQQESVTMFLVNGVMLQGSIAAFDLFCMLLQREGLSQLVYKHAVSTIQPANPLNLADEQASDAE
- the hflX gene encoding GTPase HflX, yielding MSTGFDRDAQDFARGARAVVVLPDQGSASRDADARLEETAGLALAIGIEVRAKIAFRVRAPKPATLIGSGQVDQLAEMVKAEELGLAVFDAALTPVQQRNLETALGCKVIDRTGLILEIFGERARTAEGRLQVELAHLDYQAGRLVRSWTHLERQRGGFGFLGGPGETQIEADRRLIRDRMARLRRELDQVSRTRGLHRERRQRAPWPVIALVGYTNAGKSTLFNRLTGADVMAENLLFATLDPTLRQISLSGIDKAILSDTVGFVSELPTQLVAAFKATLEEVVSADLLIHVRDIAHPDSEAQRADVEKVLGEIGVAETTPRIEAWNKLDLLSPERRAEIAAEAARREEVVAVSALSGEGVDTLLATVAEHLTRGHRRYTITLDASDGAGAAWLHQHGDVLTHDVEGERAVYEVRMAPRDYERFSLRRE
- a CDS encoding glycoside hydrolase family 27 protein, producing MTDFSMSRRAALLAPAGLALATAGAGSEARSPKAILAPTPPMGWNSWNSFATTITEAQALENAAIMATKLKPHGYDVFTVDIQWYEPDAKGYRYNDNPVPALDAHGRLVPAPNRFPSAANGAGFAPLAAKIHAMGLKFGVHLMRGIPRLAVERNLPVLGGGGVRAGDIADRSSICPWNPDMFGVDMTKPGAQAYYDSVFALFASWGVDFVKMDDMSRPYDAHAPEIEAAHKAILASGRPIILSLSPGETPVVRGPHVRRHAQMWRISDDFWDEWPMLKAQFTRLENWTPYCGPGSWPDADMLPLGRLSMGERDTKFTRDEQRTLMTLWSIARSPLIMGGDLRHLDDWTLSLLTNREVIAVNQDSIENRPWYLADNQCVWTARSPDRRTAYVAMFNLSDGPDAARMSVPLRRIGLAGGRLRDLWAAKELEPVTDRIDATVPSHGAVLFGVR
- the mazG gene encoding nucleoside triphosphate pyrophosphohydrolase, whose protein sequence is MIERLVAIMARLRDPEHGCEWDVAQSFATIAPYTIEEAYEVADAIERGDMADLKDELGDLLLQVVFHSRIAEEAGLFDLNDVVTAISDKMERRHPHIFGDLAEGGHHLWEAIKAEERAAKPDASALAGVAIGLPALARAEKLQKRAARTGFDWPDPAGARAKIDEELAEVEAAAPEDRAEEIGDLLFAAVNWARKLGVDPEAALRRANAKFEHRFRAMEAEAGAAFPTLGLDRQEALWQKAKQAG
- a CDS encoding endonuclease/exonuclease/phosphatase family protein; translation: MKVRSSIGRLVRRGGGLAGCALLLSSCGTPPPLRAIACQSAMPPDIAISKDGRTASTTLSVLTYNIEGLGWPARSGRATQLREIGERLAAMRASGKGPDVVMFQEMFSGAAKKAVASTGYPAIITGPRRTTRPHESTRDPLPGKAKIKRGELGIHFNGSGLAVASRYAIVHVDRRAYGRRSCAGFDCLANKGIVLARIAIPGVPTPVDLYDTHMNSRNASRAPANRNLEAHERQALEASEFIDRTHDDAFPIVFGGDFNMRHSEERWENFTRYQSLKLVHRVCADPASGCEVRMSWDDDEPWMDTQDLQFFWSGDQVAIRPIRVEAVFDGGPTGPELSDHDGFLVTYELKWPRSASPWPQCR
- a CDS encoding retropepsin-like aspartic protease family protein, whose amino-acid sequence is MSLDSANYIWALGALVLAVSALMAQRASLGTIIRSLIAWGAIIGLIAIALLYRQQIETVVTAAAERLGLGDQEVVGDTVRITMSEDGHFWARVKLNDYTKRMLVDSGATITALSPETARNAGIEVGGGGFPVVINTANGSVTADRGRAERVSIGGLETRDLGVVVSPAFGSTDVLGMNFLSRLGSWRVEGRTLVLEPKRGETRN
- a CDS encoding MBL fold metallo-hydrolase; amino-acid sequence: MKVRILGCGTSSGVPRIGNDWGACDPAETRNRRTRVSILVETETTRILVDTGPDLREQLLAAQVSTVDAIIWTHDHADHTHGIDDVRQIFHLRGNPVPGYARPATAEVLRERFAYVVAGRNGYPATVDLQLLPDNLRIGDVEVTVVDQPHGDIVSAGLRFTDGRSTTGYATDFNILTDDMRSHYRDIDLWIVDALRRAPHPTHPTLDQAVGWAAELGVGRAVLTHMDHSMDYATLVAELPPGVEPGYDGLEIVL
- a CDS encoding TatD family hydrolase encodes the protein MRLADSHCHLNYKGLAEQQPEVLARARDAGVVAMLNIATRESEWDAVLATAEREPDVWATVGIHPHEADQHPHVDTAKLVERARHPRVVGIGESGLDYYYDHSDRERQQASFRAHLAACRETQLPIVVHTRDAEEDTAAILADELGKGDFPGVIHCFTASGTFARKALDLGFYISISGIVTFKNARDLQETAAWLPRERLLIETDAPFLAPVPHRGKTGEPAFVADTCRFLADLRGENPDELAEVTRANFHKLFAKTAAA
- the metG gene encoding methionine--tRNA ligase gives rise to the protein MAEPYYITTAISYPNGRPHIGHAYEAIAADAIARYHRQAGRDVRFQTGTDEHGLKMVQTARARGIETRTLADEMSAYFKEMDDRLNISYDRFIRTVEPDHHAASQAIWRAMEAAGDLYLDRYEGWYSVRDEAFYDESELVEGEGGQKLSPQGTPVEWTAEETWFFRLSKYQEPLLKLYEENKDFIQPEARRNEMIAFVSGGLSDLSVSRTSFDWGVPVPDSPGHVMYVWVDALTNYLTGTGYPDAGDPLAKYWPADLHLIGKDIVRFHTVYWPAFLMSAKLPLPRRVFGHGFLLNRGEKMSKSLGNVTDPMELADRFGVDPLRYFLLREVSFGQDGSYSEEAIVTRCNADLANNLGNLAQRCLSIIAKNCAGQVPQPGEPTAAEEALIESVAAAERGMHDAMTDLAIHAALDAIWAAARDANQYFADQAPWSVRKTDPARADTILYYAAEAIRRIAVMTRWVIPESADKLLDLLGQGADVRDFAALARPIAAGTALPPPSGVFPRLELSEAA
- a CDS encoding DNA polymerase III subunit delta'; the protein is MTPFIGNRAAIDAFLASLASGQLHHAWLIAGPEGVGKARFARTAAARLLAEAAAPGTLPPGLDVPADNRTATLIAAGAHPDYREMTRLPKDPDKPDQDIARSIPIAQVRALQPMLATKPALSDRRVILIDAIDDLERPGASNALLKNLEEPPAGTIFLLVSHAPGRLLPTIRSRCRLLRFDPLSDAEVAEVLHAELPDASKAEITALVRAGQGSPGRALHFAGLDLGGLEKELAAIARDGDPSNTHRVRLARTLGLKSAQPRYEAFLERVPAFIAERARDLAGPQLKDALDAYDAAAELARVSLAQSLDASTTAFEMGGLVARLAPR